In Streptomyces sclerotialus, one genomic interval encodes:
- a CDS encoding TetR/AcrR family transcriptional regulator translates to MPEKETSALRADARRNRALVLQAARSAFEERGLSVPLGEIARRAGVGAGTVYRHFPSKDALFRATVADRLRLFTDTARDLADVPDPGEVFFRFISSVVRVAAQNKAMCAALEGTAVVRAHPVAPGLEREFWSALEVLLHRAQQAGAVRQDVVLADVRVLLTGCMAMEVRRSGEARADSGESASGIDSAAGPEGADGASGRMTALMCDGLRAGRDVTKLPFEVAVGNETACEECGVPVRTAHTGRPARYCGGACRQKAHRTRSKARSGDATARSDDAADSGADPADGPAEVTAGA, encoded by the coding sequence ATGCCGGAGAAGGAGACCTCGGCATTGCGTGCCGACGCGCGGCGCAATCGGGCGCTGGTGCTCCAAGCGGCCCGTTCTGCCTTCGAGGAACGCGGGTTGAGCGTTCCGCTTGGAGAGATCGCTCGGCGCGCGGGGGTGGGGGCGGGCACCGTTTACCGTCATTTCCCTTCCAAGGACGCGCTGTTCAGGGCAACGGTCGCGGACCGGCTGCGGCTTTTCACCGACACGGCACGGGACTTGGCCGATGTGCCGGACCCGGGCGAGGTCTTTTTCCGCTTCATTTCCTCGGTGGTCAGGGTGGCCGCGCAGAACAAGGCGATGTGTGCCGCGCTGGAAGGTACGGCGGTGGTCCGTGCGCACCCCGTGGCGCCGGGACTGGAGCGGGAATTCTGGTCGGCCTTGGAAGTGCTGCTGCACAGGGCGCAGCAGGCCGGCGCGGTGCGTCAGGACGTGGTACTGGCCGATGTCCGGGTGCTGTTGACCGGCTGCATGGCCATGGAAGTGCGCCGTTCGGGTGAAGCCCGCGCGGATTCGGGTGAATCGGCAAGCGGAATCGATTCTGCCGCTGGTCCGGAGGGGGCGGACGGTGCGTCGGGCCGTATGACGGCGCTGATGTGCGACGGGCTCCGGGCCGGGAGGGACGTAACGAAACTGCCGTTCGAAGTGGCGGTTGGTAACGAAACTGCGTGCGAAGAGTGCGGCGTACCTGTGCGTACGGCGCATACCGGCCGGCCCGCCCGCTACTGCGGCGGGGCCTGCCGGCAGAAGGCGCACCGGACCCGGTCCAAGGCGCGTTCGGGTGACGCCACGGCGCGTTCGGATGACGCCGCCGATTCCGGGGCGGACCCGGCCGACGGGCCGGCCGAGGTCACAGCTGGCGCTTGA
- a CDS encoding GNAT family N-acetyltransferase: MSDFKIRRATEADLPAIVAMLADDALGATRESPGDLTPYRTAYERLAADPNQHLVVAERAGRVVGTLQLTVIPGLSRRGATRSVVESVRVHSEERGSGLGTQLMDWAVEESRALGVQLVQLTSDATRVDAHRFYERIGFEASHLGFKRQL, from the coding sequence ATGAGCGATTTCAAGATCCGTCGGGCGACCGAGGCGGACCTCCCCGCCATCGTGGCGATGCTGGCCGACGACGCGCTGGGCGCCACCCGCGAGTCCCCCGGCGACCTGACTCCGTACCGTACGGCGTACGAGCGGCTGGCCGCTGACCCGAACCAGCACCTGGTCGTCGCCGAACGCGCCGGCCGCGTCGTGGGCACGCTCCAGCTCACCGTCATCCCGGGTCTCTCCCGGCGCGGAGCCACGCGGTCGGTCGTAGAGAGTGTGCGCGTCCACTCCGAGGAGCGGGGGAGCGGCCTGGGCACCCAGCTGATGGACTGGGCCGTGGAGGAGTCCCGCGCACTCGGCGTCCAGCTGGTCCAGCTGACCTCCGACGCGACCCGCGTGGACGCCCACAGGTTCTACGAGCGGATCGGCTTCGAGGCCTCCCACCTGGGCTTCAAGCGCCAGCTGTGA
- a CDS encoding MarR family winged helix-turn-helix transcriptional regulator: protein MTQCQQTVRAPGLAQGWCALSALHGRIESHIERALQDGHDLSVREYSVLNVLSEQHDGVGGHLRMHQVADAVVLSQSATTRLVTRLEERGLLSRYLCPDDRRGIYTNVTEQGHRLLEEARPTHDAALAEALSEAARRPELAPLVAAVEGMATGAVPAEA, encoded by the coding sequence ATGACGCAGTGCCAGCAGACGGTCCGCGCACCCGGCCTCGCCCAGGGGTGGTGCGCGCTCTCCGCCCTGCACGGCCGGATCGAGTCGCACATCGAGCGCGCCCTGCAGGACGGGCACGACCTGAGCGTGCGCGAGTACTCCGTCCTGAACGTGCTCAGCGAGCAGCACGACGGAGTGGGTGGCCATCTGCGTATGCACCAGGTCGCCGACGCCGTCGTCCTCAGCCAGAGCGCGACGACGCGCCTGGTCACCCGGCTCGAGGAGCGCGGGCTGCTGTCCCGCTACCTGTGCCCCGACGACCGCCGCGGCATCTACACGAACGTCACCGAGCAGGGCCACCGGCTGCTGGAGGAGGCCCGCCCGACGCACGACGCCGCGCTGGCCGAGGCGCTGAGCGAGGCCGCCCGCCGCCCGGAGCTGGCGCCGCTGGTGGCCGCGGTGGAGGGCATGGCCACGGGAGCCGTACCGGCCGAGGCCTGA
- a CDS encoding MFS transporter: MPLALLALAIGAFGIGTTEFVIMGLLPQVAADFGVSIPTAGFLTTGYALGVVVGAPLLAVLGARVSRKRMLMLLMGLFIAGNLVSAVAPVFGVMLAGRVIASLAHGAFFGIGSIVAAGLVAPHKKAGAIAMMFTGLTVANVVGVPAGTFIGQSIGWRATFFIVAALGVLGLLGIAALVPADRREPVRDGGSGTDLRRELAAFRNPQVLLAMAMTVLGFGGVFAAITYIAPMMTEAAGYADSSVTWLLVLFGVGMVAGNLIGGKFADRALMPMLYVALTALAVVLGTFTFTAYDKVAAAVAIPLIGAFGFATVPPLQKRVLDQTADAPTLASAVNIGAFNLGNAIAAWLGGMVMSAGLGVTAPNWVGALLAASALVLAFWSAALERRDRKAGRPLGLGTDGGTGRVVASATAEKSAAEPAQV; encoded by the coding sequence ATGCCTCTCGCACTGCTGGCGCTGGCCATCGGCGCCTTCGGAATCGGCACCACCGAGTTCGTGATCATGGGACTGCTGCCGCAGGTCGCCGCTGACTTCGGCGTTTCCATCCCCACCGCCGGCTTCCTGACCACCGGCTATGCGCTCGGTGTCGTGGTCGGTGCCCCGCTCCTGGCCGTCCTCGGCGCCCGTGTCTCGCGCAAGCGGATGCTGATGCTGCTGATGGGGCTGTTCATCGCGGGCAATCTCGTCTCGGCCGTCGCCCCCGTCTTCGGCGTGATGCTCGCCGGCCGGGTGATCGCCTCGCTCGCGCACGGCGCGTTCTTCGGTATCGGCTCGATCGTGGCCGCGGGCCTGGTCGCACCGCACAAGAAGGCCGGCGCGATCGCGATGATGTTCACCGGACTGACCGTCGCCAACGTCGTAGGCGTCCCCGCCGGCACCTTCATCGGCCAGAGCATCGGATGGCGCGCGACCTTCTTCATCGTCGCCGCGCTCGGCGTACTCGGCCTGCTCGGCATTGCGGCCCTCGTACCGGCCGACCGCCGCGAACCCGTACGCGACGGGGGCTCCGGTACCGACCTCCGGCGGGAGCTGGCCGCCTTCCGCAACCCGCAGGTCCTGCTGGCCATGGCCATGACCGTGCTGGGCTTCGGCGGCGTCTTCGCCGCGATCACCTACATCGCGCCGATGATGACCGAGGCCGCCGGTTACGCGGACTCCTCCGTCACCTGGCTGCTCGTCCTCTTCGGCGTCGGCATGGTGGCCGGCAACCTGATCGGCGGTAAGTTCGCCGACCGCGCGCTGATGCCGATGCTGTACGTGGCGCTCACGGCGCTGGCCGTCGTGCTGGGCACCTTCACGTTCACCGCGTACGACAAGGTCGCCGCGGCCGTCGCCATCCCGCTGATCGGCGCTTTCGGATTCGCGACCGTGCCGCCGCTGCAGAAGCGGGTGCTGGACCAGACCGCGGACGCGCCCACGCTGGCCTCCGCCGTCAACATCGGCGCCTTCAACCTCGGCAACGCCATCGCCGCCTGGCTCGGCGGGATGGTCATGTCGGCTGGCCTCGGCGTCACGGCCCCGAACTGGGTCGGCGCGCTGCTCGCCGCATCCGCGCTGGTCCTGGCCTTCTGGTCGGCCGCGCTGGAGCGCCGCGACCGGAAGGCCGGGCGTCCGCTCGGCCTGGGGACCGACGGCGGTACCGGCCGGGTCGTCGCGAGCGCGACGGCGGAGAAGAGCGCCGCGGAGCCTGCCCAGGTGTGA
- a CDS encoding GlcG/HbpS family heme-binding protein, which translates to MSTTETIATVRPLTTGDVDALVEAARRAADGEGVRGSVTVLDAGGHLLGFRRDDEAVLISGETSTRKAYTALQLDAPTADLVDLVRPDGLFHSLPTALDRPLLFIAGGVPLHRDGRLIGAIGFGGGAPEQDHRIATAAREAAGLE; encoded by the coding sequence ATGAGCACCACCGAGACCATCGCCACCGTGCGCCCGCTCACCACCGGTGACGTCGACGCCCTCGTCGAGGCCGCGCGGCGGGCCGCCGACGGCGAAGGCGTACGCGGCAGCGTCACCGTCCTGGACGCGGGCGGCCACCTGCTCGGCTTCCGGCGGGACGACGAGGCCGTGCTGATCTCCGGTGAGACCAGCACCCGCAAGGCGTACACCGCGCTGCAGCTGGACGCGCCGACCGCCGACCTGGTCGACCTGGTCCGCCCCGACGGCCTCTTCCACTCGCTGCCGACCGCGCTCGACCGTCCGCTGCTGTTCATCGCGGGCGGCGTACCGCTGCACCGCGACGGCCGGCTGATCGGTGCGATCGGTTTCGGCGGCGGCGCGCCCGAGCAGGACCACCGGATCGCCACCGCCGCACGCGAGGCCGCCGGCCTGGAGTGA
- a CDS encoding HAD family hydrolase translates to MAKLHLFDLDGTLLYRSAAAVEIARQLGLERETGELERAFAAGELTPPRFAQLACDLWTELTDADIAAAFEAAPWLAGIREVWADIRARGERCAVISLSPSFFVERLLGWGADAAYGSRWPAVPFRERVDPAGILSAGAKVRIADELCASFGLTRADCVAYGDSRSDTELFAAVPASVAVNADHHVSELATFAYGGRDLREAYALTLGDAV, encoded by the coding sequence ATGGCCAAGCTGCATCTCTTCGACCTGGACGGGACACTGCTCTACCGGTCGGCCGCCGCCGTGGAGATCGCCCGGCAGCTCGGGCTGGAGCGGGAGACCGGCGAGCTGGAGCGCGCGTTCGCGGCCGGCGAGCTGACTCCGCCGCGCTTCGCCCAGCTGGCCTGCGACCTGTGGACCGAGCTGACCGACGCCGATATCGCGGCCGCTTTCGAGGCCGCGCCCTGGCTGGCCGGCATCCGTGAGGTATGGGCCGACATCCGTGCGCGCGGGGAGCGCTGCGCGGTGATCTCCCTGTCGCCGTCGTTCTTCGTGGAACGGCTGCTGGGCTGGGGCGCCGATGCCGCGTACGGCTCGCGCTGGCCCGCGGTGCCGTTCCGGGAACGGGTGGACCCGGCCGGGATCCTGTCCGCCGGGGCGAAGGTGCGGATCGCCGACGAGCTCTGCGCGTCGTTCGGACTGACTCGGGCCGACTGCGTGGCATACGGGGATTCCCGCTCCGACACGGAACTGTTCGCGGCCGTTCCGGCGTCCGTGGCGGTGAACGCGGACCACCACGTCAGTGAGCTCGCGACCTTCGCGTACGGGGGCCGGGACCTCCGGGAGGCGTACGCGCTGACGCTCGGTGACGCGGTGTAG
- a CDS encoding globin domain-containing protein: MDAPTTASAGNGADGDSGAWSWFTPSPAKSPERHTEAPEGHDPGGDEESADTSAQSPGPAAVESPAPPPADRTASGRTATLPPRRAVAAPPAPESALEASLRTQRPAGPEASADALLIRRTMAEIEPVAEQVTSYFYALLFVRHPDLRQLFPVSMDEQRDRLFKALLTAAQRVDDDASLTDFLAHLGRGHRKYGTQPEHYPAVGECLLGALARYATLSWDDQAEAAWIRAYTKISQIMIDAAAEDEAVAPAWWDAEVVAHELRTSDVAIVTVRPDQPYPFLAGQYTSVETPWWPRVWRHYSFAAAPRSDGLLSFHVKAVPAGWVSGALVHRARPGDVIRLGPPGGSMTVDHTTDNGLLCLGGGTGIAPIKAMVEDVAEHGRRRPVEVFYGARSDHDLYDIETMLRLEQAHPWLSVRPVVSSGPSGGALNSISGRLPDAVREYGPWGEYDAYVSGPPGMIRSGVDALVGVGVPSNRIRHDAVEELVAAGE, translated from the coding sequence ATGGACGCTCCGACCACCGCGTCGGCCGGTAACGGCGCCGACGGTGACAGTGGCGCATGGAGTTGGTTCACCCCCTCTCCCGCCAAGTCACCGGAGAGGCACACGGAGGCCCCGGAAGGGCATGACCCGGGCGGGGACGAGGAGTCGGCGGACACGTCCGCGCAGTCTCCCGGCCCGGCGGCCGTGGAGTCTCCGGCGCCGCCGCCGGCCGACCGCACCGCATCCGGCCGCACCGCCACGCTCCCGCCCCGCCGCGCGGTCGCGGCGCCGCCCGCGCCCGAGTCCGCACTGGAGGCGTCGCTCCGCACGCAACGGCCCGCGGGGCCCGAGGCGTCTGCCGACGCGCTGCTCATCCGGCGCACGATGGCGGAGATCGAGCCGGTGGCCGAGCAGGTCACCTCGTACTTCTACGCGCTGCTCTTCGTCCGTCACCCGGATCTGCGCCAGCTCTTCCCGGTCTCGATGGACGAGCAGCGTGACCGGCTCTTCAAGGCCCTGCTGACCGCCGCCCAGCGGGTCGACGACGACGCGTCGCTCACCGACTTCCTGGCACACCTCGGGCGCGGCCACCGCAAGTACGGCACGCAGCCCGAGCACTACCCGGCCGTCGGCGAGTGCCTGCTCGGCGCGCTCGCCCGGTACGCCACGCTCAGCTGGGACGACCAGGCCGAGGCCGCCTGGATCCGTGCGTACACCAAAATCTCGCAGATCATGATCGACGCCGCGGCCGAGGACGAGGCCGTCGCACCCGCCTGGTGGGACGCCGAGGTGGTCGCGCACGAGCTGCGCACCTCCGACGTCGCGATCGTGACCGTGCGGCCCGATCAGCCGTACCCGTTCCTCGCGGGGCAGTACACCAGCGTGGAGACGCCATGGTGGCCGCGGGTGTGGCGGCACTACTCCTTCGCCGCGGCGCCGCGCTCGGACGGTCTGCTCTCCTTCCACGTCAAGGCGGTGCCGGCGGGCTGGGTCTCCGGCGCGCTGGTGCACCGGGCGCGGCCGGGCGACGTAATCCGGCTCGGTCCCCCGGGCGGCTCGATGACCGTCGACCACACCACCGACAACGGCCTGCTGTGTCTGGGCGGCGGCACCGGCATCGCCCCCATCAAGGCCATGGTCGAGGACGTCGCCGAGCACGGCCGCCGGCGTCCGGTGGAGGTCTTCTACGGCGCCCGCAGCGATCACGACCTCTACGACATCGAGACCATGCTGCGGCTGGAGCAGGCGCACCCGTGGCTGTCCGTGCGCCCGGTGGTCTCCAGCGGACCGTCCGGCGGCGCGCTCAACAGCATCAGCGGGCGGCTGCCGGACGCGGTGCGGGAGTACGGGCCGTGGGGCGAGTACGACGCGTACGTGTCGGGACCGCCCGGAATGATCCGCAGCGGTGTGGACGCGCTGGTCGGCGTCGGCGTCCCCTCGAACCGCATCCGGCACGACGCCGTCGAAGAGCTCGTCGCGGCGGGGGAGTAG
- a CDS encoding pyridoxamine 5'-phosphate oxidase family protein yields the protein MGTVDRADRFYRDQVLDHLNARMCEFVGRQEMFFLATADRHGECDSTFRAGPPGFVRVLDERTLVYPEYRGNGVMASLGNISENPQLGILFVDFLRDRIGLHVNGRAWVVPDEEMRVRHPDLPVDPVPGRRAQLWVVVEVTEAYIHCAKHIPHLQKVPRQERGERAWGTDDVKRKGGDFFGAAAEAADRAPYRRRETPAPPQGPAAPEPAHTRSAQSSSFQEEAERVLALVQQRASSGSGEFRGWFG from the coding sequence ATGGGGACGGTCGACCGTGCCGACCGCTTCTACCGCGACCAGGTGCTGGACCACCTCAACGCCCGCATGTGCGAGTTCGTCGGCCGCCAGGAGATGTTCTTCCTGGCCACCGCCGACCGGCACGGCGAGTGCGACTCGACCTTCCGGGCCGGGCCGCCCGGATTCGTGCGGGTGCTCGACGAGCGCACGCTGGTCTACCCCGAGTACCGCGGCAACGGCGTCATGGCCTCGCTCGGCAACATCTCCGAGAATCCGCAGCTGGGCATCCTCTTCGTCGACTTCCTGCGCGACCGGATCGGCCTGCACGTCAACGGGCGGGCGTGGGTCGTCCCCGACGAGGAGATGCGGGTACGCCACCCCGATCTGCCGGTCGATCCGGTGCCCGGGCGGCGGGCCCAGCTGTGGGTGGTGGTCGAGGTGACGGAGGCGTACATCCACTGCGCCAAGCACATCCCGCACCTGCAGAAGGTGCCCCGGCAGGAGCGTGGCGAGCGCGCCTGGGGTACGGACGACGTCAAGCGCAAGGGCGGAGACTTCTTCGGGGCGGCGGCCGAAGCGGCGGACCGGGCTCCTTACCGGCGGCGGGAGACTCCGGCTCCCCCGCAGGGCCCGGCCGCTCCCGAGCCCGCGCACACCCGTTCCGCTCAGTCCTCGTCCTTCCAGGAGGAGGCAGAACGGGTCCTCGCGCTCGTGCAGCAGCGGGCCTCGTCCGGTTCAGGGGAGTTCCGGGGCTGGTTCGGCTGA
- a CDS encoding NUDIX domain-containing protein yields MTVRPVVKRTARAILLDGDDLILIKRTKPGRAPYWITPGGGVEPEDATVIDALHREVDEELGAKVKDVVPVFVDTVEHVTDGGVDGVKVQHFFVCRLDSMDLSRRHGPEVEEPCGEYEIVRVPFTRVGIASVEVVPLSLRHYLDGNIEGVRALHAPDLG; encoded by the coding sequence ATGACCGTACGGCCAGTCGTCAAACGCACCGCCCGCGCGATCCTGCTCGACGGTGACGACCTCATCCTGATCAAGCGCACCAAGCCGGGACGGGCCCCGTACTGGATCACACCGGGCGGCGGTGTGGAACCCGAGGACGCCACTGTCATCGACGCCCTCCACCGGGAGGTGGACGAGGAGCTGGGCGCCAAGGTCAAGGACGTCGTCCCGGTCTTCGTCGACACGGTCGAGCACGTTACGGACGGCGGCGTGGACGGCGTGAAGGTCCAGCACTTCTTCGTCTGCCGGCTCGACTCCATGGACCTGTCCCGGCGGCACGGTCCCGAGGTGGAGGAGCCGTGCGGGGAGTACGAGATCGTGCGAGTGCCGTTCACGCGCGTCGGCATCGCGTCCGTCGAAGTCGTGCCGCTCTCACTGCGGCACTACCTCGACGGCAACATCGAGGGCGTCCGGGCGCTGCACGCACCTGACCTGGGCTGA
- a CDS encoding LysR family transcriptional regulator: MDLALLRTFVTVHRAGSFTRAAALLGLSQPAVTSQIRTLERQLGRPLFLRRPRGVTPTTVGDELAHKIAPHLDALTEITEAGLDEESVTRTLHLAGPPEFAAERALPALAPLIDRGLAVRTSFGSAEELLTGLAAGHHDLAVTTARPRGGLLTATTLCDEEHVLVAAPRWATRLGGPATLQDRGPKALEPVPVVEVHESLPLVTRYWSAVFDARPTAPAAVIAADLRAVLACAAAGAGLAVVPRYLAAPALDRGEVVSLLDPPVPPLRTYFLVVRTGTLALPHIARAHEWLLRAATAW; the protein is encoded by the coding sequence ATGGATCTGGCGCTGCTGCGCACCTTCGTCACCGTGCACCGGGCCGGTTCCTTCACCCGTGCCGCCGCCCTCCTCGGACTCTCCCAGCCCGCGGTGACCAGTCAGATAAGGACACTGGAGCGCCAGCTCGGCCGCCCGCTGTTCCTGCGCAGGCCGCGCGGGGTCACCCCCACCACCGTCGGCGACGAACTCGCCCACAAGATCGCCCCGCACCTCGACGCGCTCACCGAGATCACCGAAGCCGGTCTCGACGAGGAGTCCGTCACCCGCACCCTTCACTTAGCCGGGCCACCGGAATTCGCCGCCGAACGCGCCCTCCCCGCCCTCGCTCCCCTCATCGACCGCGGCCTCGCCGTCCGCACCTCCTTCGGCTCCGCCGAGGAACTGCTCACCGGACTCGCCGCCGGCCACCACGATCTCGCCGTCACCACCGCTCGCCCACGCGGCGGCCTGCTCACCGCGACGACTCTGTGCGACGAGGAACACGTCCTGGTCGCCGCGCCCCGCTGGGCGACACGGCTCGGCGGGCCCGCCACCCTCCAGGACCGCGGCCCCAAGGCGCTCGAACCCGTCCCCGTGGTCGAGGTCCACGAGAGCCTGCCGCTGGTCACCCGCTACTGGTCCGCCGTCTTCGACGCCCGGCCGACAGCCCCCGCCGCCGTGATAGCAGCCGACCTGCGCGCGGTGCTGGCCTGCGCGGCGGCCGGCGCCGGGCTCGCCGTCGTACCCCGCTACCTCGCGGCTCCGGCACTGGACCGCGGCGAGGTCGTGTCGCTGCTCGACCCGCCCGTGCCACCGCTGCGCACGTACTTCCTGGTCGTCCGTACCGGGACGCTCGCCCTGCCGCACATCGCCCGCGCGCACGAGTGGCTGCTGCGGGCCGCGACGGCGTGGTGA
- a CDS encoding cystathionine gamma-lyase, whose amino-acid sequence MTGDSTRAVRAGLPEAEAYAPALPGPVFAAHYHLPGDAAGPYTYGRESNPTWTLLEEAVTELESPGEPAHTSVFASGMAAISAVLFSQVRTGDVVVLPNDCYQLMPAVRERLESYGVEVRTAPTAGDAQLDVLEGAKLLWIETPSNPGLDVCDIRRLAEAAHAQGTLVAVDNTLATPLGQRPLELGADFSVASGTKALTGHGDILLGYVTTRDRALTDSVRQWRRTVGAIPGPMEAWLAHRSLATLALRVERQAAGALALAEALRDRPEITGLRHPGLPTDPSHKGAVAQMRPGRFGCVVSFVLPDKAHAERFLAELTLVDDATSFGGVRSTAERRGRWGGDAVPDGFVRFSVGAEDPADLVADVLRALDRAARD is encoded by the coding sequence ATGACAGGCGACAGCACCCGGGCCGTACGGGCCGGTCTCCCCGAGGCCGAGGCGTACGCCCCGGCCCTTCCCGGACCGGTCTTCGCGGCCCACTACCACCTGCCGGGCGACGCGGCCGGGCCGTACACCTACGGCCGCGAGTCCAACCCGACCTGGACCCTCCTCGAAGAGGCCGTCACCGAGCTGGAATCACCCGGCGAACCGGCGCACACCTCGGTCTTCGCCTCCGGCATGGCCGCGATCTCCGCCGTCCTCTTCTCCCAGGTCCGCACCGGCGACGTCGTCGTCCTGCCGAACGACTGCTACCAGCTGATGCCCGCCGTACGGGAGCGCCTGGAGAGTTACGGCGTCGAGGTCCGTACGGCCCCCACCGCCGGTGACGCCCAGCTCGACGTCCTGGAGGGCGCCAAGCTGCTGTGGATCGAGACGCCCTCCAACCCGGGCCTGGACGTCTGCGACATCCGCCGGCTCGCGGAGGCGGCGCACGCCCAGGGCACGCTCGTCGCCGTCGACAACACCCTCGCCACGCCGCTCGGCCAGCGTCCGCTGGAGCTCGGTGCCGACTTCTCCGTCGCCAGCGGCACGAAGGCGCTGACCGGCCACGGCGACATCCTGCTGGGTTACGTCACCACCCGCGACCGGGCACTCACCGACTCCGTACGGCAGTGGCGCAGGACGGTCGGCGCGATCCCCGGGCCGATGGAGGCCTGGCTCGCGCACCGGTCGCTGGCCACGCTCGCGCTGCGCGTGGAGCGGCAGGCGGCGGGCGCGCTGGCACTCGCCGAGGCGCTGCGCGACCGCCCCGAGATCACCGGGCTGCGTCATCCGGGGCTGCCGACCGACCCCTCGCACAAGGGCGCCGTGGCCCAGATGCGGCCGGGGCGCTTCGGCTGCGTCGTCTCCTTCGTGCTGCCGGACAAGGCACACGCGGAGCGCTTTCTGGCCGAACTGACGCTGGTGGACGACGCGACGAGTTTCGGCGGGGTACGGTCCACCGCCGAACGGCGCGGCCGCTGGGGCGGGGACGCCGTGCCGGACGGCTTCGTCCGCTTCTCCGTCGGCGCCGAGGACCCCGCGGACCTGGTCGCCGACGTACTGCGGGCGCTGGACCGGGCGGCCCGGGACTGA
- a CDS encoding low molecular weight protein-tyrosine-phosphatase: MAEAVFRARLEEAGLEDQVVVDSAGTGGWHEGDDADPRTLAVLREAGYDLTHSARQFRPEWFERLDLIIALDSGHLRDLRALAPSEAAAAKVRLLRACTLPEAVTHATPVLDLDVPDPYYGGMSGFEDCLAMVEDATEDLLTVVGAELAGREEHHEKAESA, from the coding sequence ATGGCCGAGGCCGTCTTCCGGGCCCGTCTCGAAGAGGCGGGCCTGGAGGACCAGGTCGTGGTCGACAGCGCCGGCACCGGCGGCTGGCACGAAGGTGACGACGCCGATCCGCGCACCCTGGCCGTCCTGCGGGAGGCCGGGTACGACCTGACGCACAGCGCCCGGCAGTTCCGCCCTGAGTGGTTCGAGCGACTGGACCTGATCATCGCGCTGGACTCCGGGCACCTTCGTGACCTGCGCGCGCTGGCCCCGTCGGAGGCAGCCGCGGCCAAGGTCCGACTGCTGCGCGCCTGCACCCTCCCGGAGGCCGTGACGCACGCCACGCCTGTCCTGGATCTGGACGTTCCCGACCCGTACTACGGCGGCATGTCAGGCTTCGAGGACTGCCTGGCCATGGTGGAGGACGCCACCGAGGACCTGCTCACGGTGGTCGGCGCCGAGCTGGCCGGGCGGGAAGAGCACCACGAGAAGGCGGAGAGCGCATGA
- a CDS encoding phage holin family protein, with protein MKNFLVKTIANAAALAVAIWLLSDITLTGSSTGNKVWTLILVALIFGVVNVVVKPVVKLLSFPLFILTLGLITLVINALMLLLTSWLAGVLDLAFHVDGFWTAVLGGLIVSIVSWALHVILPDED; from the coding sequence ATGAAGAATTTTCTGGTCAAGACGATCGCCAACGCCGCGGCACTCGCGGTGGCCATCTGGCTGCTCAGCGACATCACGCTGACCGGGTCCAGCACCGGCAACAAGGTGTGGACGCTGATCCTGGTGGCGCTGATCTTCGGCGTGGTCAACGTCGTCGTGAAGCCCGTGGTGAAGCTGCTCTCGTTCCCGCTGTTCATCCTCACGCTGGGCCTGATCACACTGGTGATCAACGCCTTGATGCTGCTGCTGACGTCGTGGCTCGCCGGGGTGCTCGACCTCGCCTTCCACGTCGACGGCTTCTGGACCGCGGTACTGGGCGGCCTGATCGTCTCGATCGTCTCCTGGGCGCTGCACGTGATCCTGCCGGACGAGGACTGA